The window CACAGTTCTGCACAGAGATCGGTGTAATTAAAACGTCTCTTCTCAGCAGTGAGCACACAGAGCAATGTCCAtgtagtttctttttttggtaaagATTTTCTCTATCTGAGCCACACACACCAGGTCCAAATGTCTGTCCTTCCTAACTGCATGTGCCAATTTTTGAGCCGCTAATTTGCCTGTTTAATTGGCCTGCTCTTATTTCAATAATTAGCCTGCAGGTAATTATTGAAAGAAAGTGACTGTATCTTTGTTTAGTCTTTATAAATTATACTACATGAAACAGTCTTAAAttaatgaatattttatttcctctcttacgggaaagaggaggaaaacaTTTGAGCTGTCCATCCTTTCAGGTCtaaagaggagagaggcagCCTCTTGAAGGGAACAGGTGTGCCGGAGGCAGTGGACAGGGACCTGGCTAACATCCAGCGGGAGTACACAGATGTGGTCCTGCCATTCATGACCAGACATCCTGACCTCTGGAAccctggcacacacacactggacttGTACACACAGCTTGTGGCCTTTGTCATGGCCTACAGGTTAGCATGCATAAATACATAAGACAGGTACAGCAGTGCACaagcatgtgtgtttgtttcttctttcccATCCCGTCTCTCCATTCGTCTGCAGTTTCCAAGAGCCACAAGATGAGGAGGATGAcgatgaggatgaggaggaggagaagccTCCCAACCCACCAATGATGGTTCCCATGGCTGACATGCTTAACCATGTGTCCAATCACAATGCTAATCTGGAGTTCACACAAGTGAGGAGACACATCTGTTGTGGCAGCTTTTCACCTTTGAAAATCATATACTGTAGATAAAAGATGGGAGAAGCCAGCGTGATGCCCCCCATTAGTTTTTGATGTCCAAGACAAGCAAGAGGTGGCGAAACACTCGTACAGCACCTGTCTGTGTATGCTTGGACAGTAATCGTGGCCATGATGTATAAAATTAGCTTGAAATGAGGGATTGTGGTCAtgaactcatcaggaaagtgtagAATAGAGTCGCTGTGTTTCCACATTTTAGTTTTGAACAATGAATTTGCGCAACATTTTTTCAGGATAGCTTGAAGATGGTCTGCGTGCGCCCTATTCATGAAGGCCAGGAGGTGTTTAACACGTACGGGCAGATGGCCAACTGGCAGCTGCTTCACATGTACGGCTTCACCGAGCCGTGTTCCAGCAACAGCAACGACACTGCCGACATCCCCGCCGCTAAACTCTACGAAGCTGCCGCACGAGGTGAACGATAACCGCCGCGTTTGTTTCAAAGCGTTGTGACGTGACGGTGTGAACGACATCCCTCATTTTTCCTCCCAGGTGCTCAGTCTGATCTGGACCGGCAGCTGGTTGAGGAGCAGTGCGAGGTGTTGTGTCAGATAATGGAAGAGAAAGCAGCCTTCGTCTTTGGTAAACAAGGCTGCCTTACAGACACAGAGCTCCATACGGCGCTCAAGGTGAGGGAGCACGTAAAAACAGCGCTAGTTATCGTCTGTTTTTACTTATGACAACAGTCGGGACAAACACTTGAAGCAGCGCCCTGTTTGAGATACGAGTGTTTGCTGATTGACTGTGTTTTCAGGTGCTGTGCATGTCAAAGGAAGAGCTTTCAGAGTTTAAAGACAACGAAGGATGGGAAGAAGATGACGAGGATGATGAGAAGATATCCCTGGCGCTTTCCAACGAGGGTCTTTCCGAGTTAAAGGCTTCATGGAAACGGCTGATTTATGAGGCGGCCCGTCTGACATTGAGGTCCTACGGAGACGGAGAGGATGAGGAAAAAGTCATGGATGTCGACCGGGCGTTAATGGAGGATAAGGCGGCACTCGCGGGACTGAGCTGCAGGCAGTGGAAGGCGCTGCAAGTACGCTATGGCCAGAAGAGCATCCTGCATGGACTCATGGAGCTAACCAAGTCATGAGTTCGGCTCTGACGGGAACCGCAGCCGAGGTTTTTAATCGTATGTGTGCGCCATCGTTTTTAGATGACACGGTTAATAAAACAAATGTCTTACAAGatggtttgggggttttttggactgttttcttcactattaatattgaaatttcACATTTCATCAGAACAtcttgcaaaaacaaaatcaagtaTTAATATACAGAACATGAGCCGCTTTAACTCCGACTCGCTCCCACCAACCCTGACTTTACTGTCCAGTGAAGGCAAATGTAGTAAAACTATTACACTGAGAACTGACCAGGCTCTAACCGTGAATGTCGTGTCACGGTACAGCATACATCTGGAATtagttttaaaaagttattttggattttctccaAACCACACAGAGGCTCAAATATG is drawn from Pelmatolapia mariae isolate MD_Pm_ZW linkage group LG7, Pm_UMD_F_2, whole genome shotgun sequence and contains these coding sequences:
- the setd6 gene encoding N-lysine methyltransferase setd6; amino-acid sequence: MAARAKRAKVEDGSGLSPLQSFLQWCDGVGLELSSKVCVSKEGTVAEYGMLAKDDIEEGEVLFTIPRSALLHQGTTKVSTLLEKEQSSLQSSSGWVPLLLALLYEYTSSQSHWKAYLSLWTDFKTLDHPMFWSKEERGSLLKGTGVPEAVDRDLANIQREYTDVVLPFMTRHPDLWNPGTHTLDLYTQLVAFVMAYSFQEPQDEEDDDEDEEEEKPPNPPMMVPMADMLNHVSNHNANLEFTQDSLKMVCVRPIHEGQEVFNTYGQMANWQLLHMYGFTEPCSSNSNDTADIPAAKLYEAAARGAQSDLDRQLVEEQCEVLCQIMEEKAAFVFGKQGCLTDTELHTALKVLCMSKEELSEFKDNEGWEEDDEDDEKISLALSNEGLSELKASWKRLIYEAARLTLRSYGDGEDEEKVMDVDRALMEDKAALAGLSCRQWKALQVRYGQKSILHGLMELTKS